The proteins below come from a single Streptococcus hyointestinalis genomic window:
- a CDS encoding 4-oxalocrotonate tautomerase, producing MPFVKIDLFEGRTQEQKDELAREVTEVVSRIAKAPKEAIHVFINDMPEGTYYPHGEMKKKN from the coding sequence ATGCCATTTGTTAAAATTGATTTATTTGAAGGGCGCACACAAGAGCAAAAAGATGAGTTGGCTCGTGAAGTGACTGAGGTTGTCTCACGCATTGCTAAAGCGCCAAAAGAAGCTATCCACGTCTTTATCAATGACATGCCAGAAGGCACTTACTACCCACATGGTGAGATGAAAAAGAAAAACTAA